A genomic stretch from Deinococcus ruber includes:
- a CDS encoding HAD-IIB family hydrolase: MVSLLLAFDLDGTLIPEGGLTVPQATRRALARLHALDVKIAIITGRDVPPDDVLDAARPTAVATNNGGRILLNGELHREARFDEADLRAVLAHGLDDARVIVFTVDQVYVDIPPNTPAPHWLAHRAHAPLSEAPMGSVLKVGFYHPDIRGWRDALEQSHPHLVMTGAQPPYTEFLTVTPSGADKGAALVAIAEALNIELSNTIAFGDSDNDVAMLELAGHAVQLGHLPLLHPHADEVLDGPEALGAYLDGLAEQLEQAELSAQH; encoded by the coding sequence CGTGCCGCAGGCGACCCGCCGGGCACTGGCACGGCTGCATGCGCTGGACGTGAAAATCGCCATCATCACCGGGCGCGACGTGCCGCCCGACGACGTGCTGGACGCGGCCCGGCCCACCGCTGTCGCCACCAACAACGGCGGGCGCATCCTGCTGAACGGCGAACTGCACCGCGAGGCCCGCTTCGATGAAGCCGACCTGCGGGCAGTGCTGGCGCATGGCCTGGACGACGCCCGCGTGATCGTCTTCACCGTCGATCAGGTGTATGTGGACATTCCGCCGAATACGCCCGCGCCGCACTGGCTGGCCCACCGCGCTCACGCCCCGCTGTCCGAGGCTCCGATGGGGAGCGTGCTGAAAGTGGGCTTCTATCACCCCGACATTCGCGGCTGGCGCGACGCGTTGGAGCAGTCACATCCGCATCTGGTGATGACCGGAGCGCAGCCGCCCTACACCGAATTTCTGACGGTCACACCCAGCGGGGCCGACAAGGGCGCGGCGTTGGTGGCGATTGCCGAGGCGCTGAACATCGAACTCAGCAACACCATCGCCTTTGGAGACAGCGACAACGACGTGGCGATGCTGGAACTGGCGGGCCATGCGGTGCAGCTCGGACACCTGCCGCTGCTGCACCCGCACGCCGATGAAGTACTGGACGGGCCGGAAGCGCTCGGTGCGTATCTGGACGGACTGGCTGAACAGCTTGAGCAAGCAGAGCTGAGCGCTCAGCACTGA
- a CDS encoding ATP-binding cassette domain-containing protein, with protein MTASPVLPLARLEAVSVNVGGVPILADIQFELFPGEAWLLTGPNGGGKSTLLGLLRGDLSPTAGTRRYFLDGAWRTSAVRALRAFALVSPAQEAWFLTRDWAQTVQDVLLAGIEGDMLRLWEADADALARVSEVSRLTGVGGWLEQDFRTLSHGQRRRVLLARALMSRPKALLLDEFTDGLSVEARAELRGVLEAVAGEGVALLLATHRPEEAPALNWKHLHIGGGTVRHEAPPTVSTRTAPRLVTHPVSPIHAPALVTLEQATVYRNGHLALGPISWTWRQGQHWLITGDNGAGKSTLARLIAGEFFPALGGRVTRPFLRRDLLSERRRAIGVVGAELAIRQRREWSGFSVIASGYSGSEGFAPTLTPAQTVRVHELAARLEVTDLLTRSADTLSQGQLKRLLLARAVLHAPTLLLLDEPLDFLDAASQAAVLALLDDVRAAGTHLLVIAHRAEDAPPGLTDHLHLEQGRVRDAAISREL; from the coding sequence GTGACTGCCTCGCCCGTCCTGCCGCTCGCCCGCCTCGAAGCCGTCTCGGTCAATGTGGGCGGCGTGCCGATTCTTGCAGATATCCAGTTCGAGCTGTTTCCCGGCGAGGCGTGGCTGCTGACCGGGCCGAACGGCGGCGGGAAAAGTACGCTGCTGGGCCTGCTGCGCGGCGATCTGTCTCCCACGGCGGGCACGCGGCGGTATTTTCTGGACGGGGCGTGGCGAACGTCGGCAGTGCGGGCGCTGCGGGCCTTCGCACTGGTCAGCCCGGCGCAGGAGGCGTGGTTTCTGACCCGCGACTGGGCGCAGACGGTGCAGGACGTGCTGTTAGCGGGCATCGAGGGCGACATGCTGCGCCTGTGGGAAGCAGATGCAGACGCGCTGGCACGGGTTTCGGAAGTCTCGCGGCTCACGGGCGTCGGCGGCTGGCTGGAGCAGGATTTCCGCACGCTGTCGCACGGGCAGCGGCGGCGGGTGCTGCTGGCCCGCGCCCTGATGAGTCGCCCGAAAGCGCTGCTGCTCGACGAATTCACCGACGGGCTGAGCGTGGAAGCGCGGGCCGAGTTGCGCGGCGTGCTGGAAGCGGTGGCGGGCGAGGGCGTGGCGCTGCTGCTGGCGACCCACCGCCCCGAGGAAGCCCCGGCCCTGAACTGGAAACACCTGCACATCGGCGGCGGCACCGTGCGCCACGAGGCTCCGCCCACGGTCTCCACCCGCACGGCTCCGCGACTCGTCACCCATCCCGTATCACCCATCCATGCCCCCGCACTCGTCACGCTGGAGCAGGCCACCGTGTACCGCAACGGTCACCTTGCGCTGGGGCCGATCAGCTGGACGTGGCGGCAGGGTCAGCACTGGCTGATTACAGGCGACAACGGGGCCGGAAAATCGACGCTGGCCCGCCTGATCGCCGGAGAATTCTTTCCTGCGCTGGGGGGCCGCGTCACCCGTCCTTTCCTGCGGCGCGATCTGCTGAGCGAGCGGCGACGCGCTATCGGGGTGGTGGGCGCGGAACTGGCGATCCGGCAGCGGCGCGAGTGGAGCGGCTTTTCGGTGATCGCGTCGGGCTACAGCGGCAGCGAGGGCTTTGCGCCCACCCTGACGCCCGCTCAGACCGTGCGCGTTCACGAACTGGCAGCGCGGCTGGAGGTGACCGACCTGCTGACGCGCAGCGCCGACACGCTCAGCCAGGGGCAGCTCAAACGGCTGCTACTGGCCCGCGCCGTGTTGCACGCGCCCACGCTGCTGCTGCTCGATGAACCGCTGGACTTTCTGGACGCGGCTTCGCAGGCGGCGGTGCTGGCCCTGCTGGACGACGTGCGGGCGGCGGGTACGCATCTGCTGGTGATTGCCCACCGCGCCGAAGACGCGCCGCCGGGCCTGACCGACCATCTGCATCTGGAGCAGGGGAGAGTGCGAGACGCAGCTATCAGCCGTGAGCTGTGA